One part of the Glycine max cultivar Williams 82 chromosome 14, Glycine_max_v4.0, whole genome shotgun sequence genome encodes these proteins:
- the RSV3 gene encoding putative disease resistance protein At5g05400 isoform X1, producing the protein MGDIVLSIVAKLAEYTVGPILHHAQYLCCFNNIAGNLPNAKEELELTRNSVKERVEEAIMRTEKIEPAVEKWLKDVEKVLEEVHMLQGRISEVSKSYFRRQFQYFLTKEIARKIEKMAQLNHNSKFEPFSKIAELPGMKYYSSKDFVRFKSRESTYENLLEALKDKSACTIGLIGLGGSGKTTLAKEVGKKAEELKLFEKVVMATVSQTPNITSIQMQIADKLGLKFEEKTEEGRAQRLSERLRTGTTLLILDDVWEKLEFEAIGIPYNENNKGCGVILTTRSREVCISMQCQTIIELILLAGNEAWDLFKLNANITDESPYALKGVATKIVDECKGLAIAIVTVGSTLKGKTVKEWELALSRLKDSEPLDIPKGLRSPYACLGLSYDNLTNELAKSLFLLCSIFPEDHEIDLEDLFRFGKGMGLPGTFGTMEKARREMQIAVSILIDCYLLLEASKKERVKMHDMVRDVALWIASKTGKAILASTGMDPRMLLEDETIKDKRVISLWDLKNGQLLIDDQLNCPSLEILLFHSPEVDFDVSNTCLERLKMIKILAILTSSYNWRRRELKMPSSYNFLRRELNKACGTSYLSLSLPQSMESLQNLHTLCLRGYELGDISILESLQALEVLDLRGSSFIELPNGIASLKKLKLLDLFHCSIQENNAYEVIGRCMQLNELYLSIPSYANEEFPHNISFSRLERYVLIFKMYTQSWLTDMMEGMMEEHRPCRALCINGFNASVQSFISLPIKDFFQKAEYLHLENLEGGYENVIPSMVPQGMNHLIFLILHDCPEIKCVFDSTNVDLLQTEDAFSSLVILSLYGLDNLEEVFNDPSSRCSLKSLEELTIERCRQLYNISFPKNSKLCHLKSLTIRDCPMLTCIFKPSTVQTLELLEQVRISECYELKQIIEEVEEGSVDYVSSQSHTSLMLPKLRTLTIRGCRSLKYIFPMCYAHGLVSLEKLMVERCDKLKYVFGSEKEHDLTVYQHQSHPQTNLETLRLTQLPNLVEIWPKYFDPHLPNSKELHCIDCPRLPDSWVRRGMIIDSDLQQDSTTTEKELLCSVTTTFNQLSDLVLSSKLRELGLSGVGVKGLFQFQIREHGSNTELAPLNLDLTHADLWDLPELEFIWKGPTNFLSLQMLDVINVNRCPKLKTIFSPTIVRSLPMLGRLQIIDCEELEQIFDSGDAQSLYTCSQQVCFPNLYYISVKKCNKLKYLFHNFVAGHFHNLSKLEIEDCSELQKVFAFECETDDDGQEGIVKDGEKVLLRNLLYITLSSLPNFKEIHHGFKYDVMQHDITDCPKYSPSLYLHTEE; encoded by the exons ATGGGGGATATCGTTCTTTCCATCGTAGCAAAGTTAGCAGAATATACAGTGGGCCCTATTTTACACCATGCTCAATACTTGTGTTGTTTCAACAACATTGCTGGGAATCTTCCAAATGCCAAGGAAGAATTGGAATTAACCCGAAACAGTGTGAAGGAACGAGTTGAAGAAGCTATTATGAGGACTGAAAAAATTGAACCAGCAGTTGAGAAGTGGctgaaagatgttgagaaagTCTTAGAAGAAGTGCATATGCTTCAAGGAAGAATTTCGGAAGTCAGCAAGAGCTATTTCAGAAGGCAATTCCAatattttcttacaaaagaaatagcaagaaaaattgagaaaatggCTCAACTCAACCACAACAGCAAGTTTGAGCCATTTTCTAAGATTGCCGAACTTCCAGGCATGAAGTACTATTCATCCAAAGATTTTGTTCGTTTCAAATCAAGAGAATCGACTTATGAGAACCTTTTGGAAGCATTAAAGGATAAAAGCGCTTGCACGATTGGACTAATTGGACTAGGAGGCTCAGGAAAAACTACTTTGGCGAAAGAGGTTGGTAAGAAAGCTGAGGAGTTAAAACTTTTTGAGAAGGTTGTCATGGCAACAGTCTCTCAAACTCCAAATATCACAAGCATCCAAATGCAAATTGCTGATAAGTTGGGTTTGAAATTTGAGGAAAAAACAGAGGAAGGTAGAGCACAAAGACTATCAGAGAGATTAAGGACAGGCACAACTCTACTAATCTTGGATGATGTATGGGAAAAGCTAGAATTTGAGGCTATTGGTATTCCATACAATGAAAACAACAAGGGCTGTGGAGTAATTTTAACCACTCGGAGTAGAGAAGTATGCATTTCCATGCAATGCCAAACAATAATTGAGCTTATTCTCTTAGCTGGCAATGAAGCTTGGGATTTGTTCAAATTGAATGCAAACATAACTGATGAGTCCCCATATGCATTGAAAGGCGTTGCAACAAAAATTGTAGATGAATGCAAAGGATTGGCTATTGCAATTGTGACGGTGGGAAGCACACTGAAGGGCAAAACTGTTAAAGAGTGGGAATTAGCATTGTCAAGACTAAAAGATTCTGAACCACTAGATATTCCAAAAGGCTTAAGAAGTCCTTATGCCTGTCTTGGATTGAGTTATGATAATTTGACCAATGAATTAGCCAAGTCCTTGTTCTTGTTGTGTTCTATATTTCCAGAGGATCATGAAATTGATTTGGAAGATTTATTTCGATTTGGAAAGGGAATGGGCCTACCTGGGACTTTTGGAACAATGGAGAAAGCAAGGAGGGAGATGCAGATAGCTGTTAGCATCCTCATTGATTGTTATTTGTTGTTGGAGGCCAGTAAAAAAGAAAGGGTGAAAATGCATGACATGGTTCGTGATGTAGCCTTGTGGATAGCATCTAAAACTGGTAAAGCAATTTTGGCAAGTACTGGAATGGATCCAAGAATGTTGTTAGAGGATGAAACCATAAAAGATAAGAGAGTAATATCCTTGTGGGATTTGAAAAATGGCCAGCTTCTTATTGATGATCAATTGAATTGTCCATCACTTGAAATTCTCTTGTTTCATTCTCCCGAGGTTGACTTTGATGTATCAAATACTTGTTTAGAAAggctaaaaatgattaaaatcctGGCAATCTTAACATCTAGCTATAATTGGCGTAGGCGTGAATTGAAGATGCCATCTAGCTATAATTTCCTTAGGCGTGAATTGAACAAGGCATGTGGTACATCGTATCTCTCCTTGTCACTGCCACAATCAATGGAGTCATTACAAAATCTTCATACTCTGTGCTTGAGAGGTTATGAATTAGGTGACATCTCCATTTTGGAAAGCCTACAAGCACTTGAGGTTCTTGACTTGCGTGGTTCTTCTTTTATAGAATTGCCTAATGGAATCGCGTCATTAAAGAAATTGAAGCTTCTGGATTTGTTCCATTGTTCCATTCAGGAAAATAATGCTTACGAGGTTATAGGAAGATGTATGCAGCTGAATGAATTGTATTTGTCTATACCTTCATATGCAAATGAGGAATTTCCGCATAATATCTCCTTCTCAAGATTAGAGaggtatgttttaatttttaaaatgtacaCCCAGAGCTGGCTGACTGACATGATGGAAGGCATGATGGAAGAACATAGACCATGTAGAGCTTTATGCATAAATGGTTTTAATGCCTCAGTTCAAAGTTTTATATCATTACCAATCAAGGATTTCTTTCAAAAAGCAGAGTATCTTCATTTGGAGAACCTTGAGGGAGGTTACGAAAATGTAATCCCATCCATGGTTCCACAAGGCATGAATCACTTGATTTTCCTAATCCTCCATGATTGTCCAGAGATAAAATGCGTCTTTGATAGTACCAATGTTGATCTGCTGCAAACTGAAGATGCGTTCTCCAGCCTAGTCATTTTAAGCTTGTATGGATTGGATAACCTTGAAGAAGTGTTTAATGACCCCTCTTCCAGATGTTCTCTCAAAAGTTTAGAAGAGCTAACCATAGAGAGGTGTAGACAATTGTACAATATTTCCTTTCCCAAGAACTCAAAGCTATGCCATCTCAAGTCCTTGACAATAAGAGATTGCCCGATGCTAACTTGTATCTTCAAGCCATCCACTGTCCAAACTCTAGAGCTGCTAGAACAAGTGAGAATATCTGAATGCTATGAATTGAAGCAGATAAtagaagaagtggaagaaggGAGTGTTGATTATGTTAGCAGTCAAAGTCATACCTCTTTGATGCTCCCAAAATTAAGGACACTTACTATTCGTGGATGTCGCAGCTTGAAATATATATTCCCTATGTGTTATGCTCATGGGCTAGTAAGTTTGGAAAAGCTGATGGTTGAACGCTGTGATAAGTTGAAGTATGTATTTGGCAGTGAAAAGGAACATGATCTTACAGTGTACCAGCACCAGAGTCATCCTCAGACTAATTTGGAAACTCTACGGTTGACTCAGTTGCCGAATTTGGTTGAGATTTGGCCTAAATATTTTGATCCACATTTACCAAATTCGAAAGAGCTACACTGCATTGATTGTCCAAGACTGCCTGACTCTTGGGTGCGTAGGGGGATGATTATTGATTCAGATCTGCAACAAGACTCAACTACAACG GAGAAGGAATTACTATGCTCGGTTACCACCACATTCAACCAATTATCCGATCTAGTGCTTTCCTCTAAACTTAGAGAACTTGGATTGTCTGGTGTTGGAGTAAAAGGTCTTTTCCAATTCCAAATCAGAGAACATGGGAGCAACACAGAACTTGCTCCTTTAAACTTGGATCTAACTCATGCTGACTTGTGGGATCTACCTGAGCTCGAGTTCATATGGAAGGGCCCCACAAATTTTCTAAGCCTCCAGATGCTTGACGTGATTAATGTGAATAGATGTCCAAAATTGAAAACCATCTTCTCCCCTACCATTGTTAGAAGCTTACCAATGCTGGGAAGACTGCAAATAATTGATTGTGAGGAATTAGAGCAAATATTTGATTCAGGTGATGCACAAAGCCTATATACTTGTTCACAACAAGTGTGCTTCCCAAATCTCTATTATATTAGTGTCAAAAAGTGCAACAAGTTGAAATacctttttcataattttgtggCTGGTCACTTTCACAATCTGTCCAAGTTGGAGATAGAAGACTGCTCTGAGTTACAGAAGGTTTTTGCTTTTGAATGTGAAACTGATGACGATGGTCAAGAGGGGATTGTTAAGGATGGAGAAAAAGTACTACTACGTAAcctgttatatataacactcaGCAGTTTGCCAAACTTCAAAGAGATTCACCATGGATTCAAGTATGATGTTATGCAACATGACATAACTGATTGTCCTAAATATTCTCCAAGTTTATATCTACACACAG AAGAGTAA
- the RSV3 gene encoding putative disease resistance protein At5g05400 isoform X2: MGDIVLSIVAKLAEYTVGPILHHAQYLCCFNNIAGNLPNAKEELELTRNSVKERVEEAIMRTEKIEPAVEKWLKDVEKVLEEVHMLQGRISEVSKSYFRRQFQYFLTKEIARKIEKMAQLNHNSKFEPFSKIAELPGMKYYSSKDFVRFKSRESTYENLLEALKDKSACTIGLIGLGGSGKTTLAKEVGKKAEELKLFEKVVMATVSQTPNITSIQMQIADKLGLKFEEKTEEGRAQRLSERLRTGTTLLILDDVWEKLEFEAIGIPYNENNKGCGVILTTRSREVCISMQCQTIIELILLAGNEAWDLFKLNANITDESPYALKGVATKIVDECKGLAIAIVTVGSTLKGKTVKEWELALSRLKDSEPLDIPKGLRSPYACLGLSYDNLTNELAKSLFLLCSIFPEDHEIDLEDLFRFGKGMGLPGTFGTMEKARREMQIAVSILIDCYLLLEASKKERVKMHDMVRDVALWIASKTGKAILASTGMDPRMLLEDETIKDKRVISLWDLKNGQLLIDDQLNCPSLEILLFHSPEVDFDVSNTCLERLKMIKILAILTSSYNWRRRELKMPSSYNFLRRELNKACGTSYLSLSLPQSMESLQNLHTLCLRGYELGDISILESLQALEVLDLRGSSFIELPNGIASLKKLKLLDLFHCSIQENNAYEVIGRCMQLNELYLSIPSYANEEFPHNISFSRLERYVLIFKMYTQSWLTDMMEGMMEEHRPCRALCINGFNASVQSFISLPIKDFFQKAEYLHLENLEGGYENVIPSMVPQGMNHLIFLILHDCPEIKCVFDSTNVDLLQTEDAFSSLVILSLYGLDNLEEVFNDPSSRCSLKSLEELTIERCRQLYNISFPKNSKLCHLKSLTIRDCPMLTCIFKPSTVQTLELLEQVRISECYELKQIIEEVEEGSVDYVSSQSHTSLMLPKLRTLTIRGCRSLKYIFPMCYAHGLVSLEKLMVERCDKLKYVFGSEKEHDLTVYQHQSHPQTNLETLRLTQLPNLVEIWPKYFDPHLPNSKELHCIDCPRLPDSWVRRGMIIDSDLQQDSTTTEKELLCSVTTTFNQLSDLVLSSKLRELGLSGVGVKGLFQFQIREHGSNTELAPLNLDLTHADLWDLPELEFIWKGPTNFLSLQMLDVINVNRCPKLKTIFSPTIVRSLPMLGRLQIIDCEELEQIFDSGDAQSLYTCSQQVCFPNLYYISVKKCNKLKYLFHNFVAGHFHNLSKLEIEDCSELQKVFAFECETDDDGQEGIVKDGEKVLLRNLLYITLSSLPNFKEIHHGFKYDVMQHDITDCPKYSPSLYLHTE, encoded by the exons ATGGGGGATATCGTTCTTTCCATCGTAGCAAAGTTAGCAGAATATACAGTGGGCCCTATTTTACACCATGCTCAATACTTGTGTTGTTTCAACAACATTGCTGGGAATCTTCCAAATGCCAAGGAAGAATTGGAATTAACCCGAAACAGTGTGAAGGAACGAGTTGAAGAAGCTATTATGAGGACTGAAAAAATTGAACCAGCAGTTGAGAAGTGGctgaaagatgttgagaaagTCTTAGAAGAAGTGCATATGCTTCAAGGAAGAATTTCGGAAGTCAGCAAGAGCTATTTCAGAAGGCAATTCCAatattttcttacaaaagaaatagcaagaaaaattgagaaaatggCTCAACTCAACCACAACAGCAAGTTTGAGCCATTTTCTAAGATTGCCGAACTTCCAGGCATGAAGTACTATTCATCCAAAGATTTTGTTCGTTTCAAATCAAGAGAATCGACTTATGAGAACCTTTTGGAAGCATTAAAGGATAAAAGCGCTTGCACGATTGGACTAATTGGACTAGGAGGCTCAGGAAAAACTACTTTGGCGAAAGAGGTTGGTAAGAAAGCTGAGGAGTTAAAACTTTTTGAGAAGGTTGTCATGGCAACAGTCTCTCAAACTCCAAATATCACAAGCATCCAAATGCAAATTGCTGATAAGTTGGGTTTGAAATTTGAGGAAAAAACAGAGGAAGGTAGAGCACAAAGACTATCAGAGAGATTAAGGACAGGCACAACTCTACTAATCTTGGATGATGTATGGGAAAAGCTAGAATTTGAGGCTATTGGTATTCCATACAATGAAAACAACAAGGGCTGTGGAGTAATTTTAACCACTCGGAGTAGAGAAGTATGCATTTCCATGCAATGCCAAACAATAATTGAGCTTATTCTCTTAGCTGGCAATGAAGCTTGGGATTTGTTCAAATTGAATGCAAACATAACTGATGAGTCCCCATATGCATTGAAAGGCGTTGCAACAAAAATTGTAGATGAATGCAAAGGATTGGCTATTGCAATTGTGACGGTGGGAAGCACACTGAAGGGCAAAACTGTTAAAGAGTGGGAATTAGCATTGTCAAGACTAAAAGATTCTGAACCACTAGATATTCCAAAAGGCTTAAGAAGTCCTTATGCCTGTCTTGGATTGAGTTATGATAATTTGACCAATGAATTAGCCAAGTCCTTGTTCTTGTTGTGTTCTATATTTCCAGAGGATCATGAAATTGATTTGGAAGATTTATTTCGATTTGGAAAGGGAATGGGCCTACCTGGGACTTTTGGAACAATGGAGAAAGCAAGGAGGGAGATGCAGATAGCTGTTAGCATCCTCATTGATTGTTATTTGTTGTTGGAGGCCAGTAAAAAAGAAAGGGTGAAAATGCATGACATGGTTCGTGATGTAGCCTTGTGGATAGCATCTAAAACTGGTAAAGCAATTTTGGCAAGTACTGGAATGGATCCAAGAATGTTGTTAGAGGATGAAACCATAAAAGATAAGAGAGTAATATCCTTGTGGGATTTGAAAAATGGCCAGCTTCTTATTGATGATCAATTGAATTGTCCATCACTTGAAATTCTCTTGTTTCATTCTCCCGAGGTTGACTTTGATGTATCAAATACTTGTTTAGAAAggctaaaaatgattaaaatcctGGCAATCTTAACATCTAGCTATAATTGGCGTAGGCGTGAATTGAAGATGCCATCTAGCTATAATTTCCTTAGGCGTGAATTGAACAAGGCATGTGGTACATCGTATCTCTCCTTGTCACTGCCACAATCAATGGAGTCATTACAAAATCTTCATACTCTGTGCTTGAGAGGTTATGAATTAGGTGACATCTCCATTTTGGAAAGCCTACAAGCACTTGAGGTTCTTGACTTGCGTGGTTCTTCTTTTATAGAATTGCCTAATGGAATCGCGTCATTAAAGAAATTGAAGCTTCTGGATTTGTTCCATTGTTCCATTCAGGAAAATAATGCTTACGAGGTTATAGGAAGATGTATGCAGCTGAATGAATTGTATTTGTCTATACCTTCATATGCAAATGAGGAATTTCCGCATAATATCTCCTTCTCAAGATTAGAGaggtatgttttaatttttaaaatgtacaCCCAGAGCTGGCTGACTGACATGATGGAAGGCATGATGGAAGAACATAGACCATGTAGAGCTTTATGCATAAATGGTTTTAATGCCTCAGTTCAAAGTTTTATATCATTACCAATCAAGGATTTCTTTCAAAAAGCAGAGTATCTTCATTTGGAGAACCTTGAGGGAGGTTACGAAAATGTAATCCCATCCATGGTTCCACAAGGCATGAATCACTTGATTTTCCTAATCCTCCATGATTGTCCAGAGATAAAATGCGTCTTTGATAGTACCAATGTTGATCTGCTGCAAACTGAAGATGCGTTCTCCAGCCTAGTCATTTTAAGCTTGTATGGATTGGATAACCTTGAAGAAGTGTTTAATGACCCCTCTTCCAGATGTTCTCTCAAAAGTTTAGAAGAGCTAACCATAGAGAGGTGTAGACAATTGTACAATATTTCCTTTCCCAAGAACTCAAAGCTATGCCATCTCAAGTCCTTGACAATAAGAGATTGCCCGATGCTAACTTGTATCTTCAAGCCATCCACTGTCCAAACTCTAGAGCTGCTAGAACAAGTGAGAATATCTGAATGCTATGAATTGAAGCAGATAAtagaagaagtggaagaaggGAGTGTTGATTATGTTAGCAGTCAAAGTCATACCTCTTTGATGCTCCCAAAATTAAGGACACTTACTATTCGTGGATGTCGCAGCTTGAAATATATATTCCCTATGTGTTATGCTCATGGGCTAGTAAGTTTGGAAAAGCTGATGGTTGAACGCTGTGATAAGTTGAAGTATGTATTTGGCAGTGAAAAGGAACATGATCTTACAGTGTACCAGCACCAGAGTCATCCTCAGACTAATTTGGAAACTCTACGGTTGACTCAGTTGCCGAATTTGGTTGAGATTTGGCCTAAATATTTTGATCCACATTTACCAAATTCGAAAGAGCTACACTGCATTGATTGTCCAAGACTGCCTGACTCTTGGGTGCGTAGGGGGATGATTATTGATTCAGATCTGCAACAAGACTCAACTACAACG GAGAAGGAATTACTATGCTCGGTTACCACCACATTCAACCAATTATCCGATCTAGTGCTTTCCTCTAAACTTAGAGAACTTGGATTGTCTGGTGTTGGAGTAAAAGGTCTTTTCCAATTCCAAATCAGAGAACATGGGAGCAACACAGAACTTGCTCCTTTAAACTTGGATCTAACTCATGCTGACTTGTGGGATCTACCTGAGCTCGAGTTCATATGGAAGGGCCCCACAAATTTTCTAAGCCTCCAGATGCTTGACGTGATTAATGTGAATAGATGTCCAAAATTGAAAACCATCTTCTCCCCTACCATTGTTAGAAGCTTACCAATGCTGGGAAGACTGCAAATAATTGATTGTGAGGAATTAGAGCAAATATTTGATTCAGGTGATGCACAAAGCCTATATACTTGTTCACAACAAGTGTGCTTCCCAAATCTCTATTATATTAGTGTCAAAAAGTGCAACAAGTTGAAATacctttttcataattttgtggCTGGTCACTTTCACAATCTGTCCAAGTTGGAGATAGAAGACTGCTCTGAGTTACAGAAGGTTTTTGCTTTTGAATGTGAAACTGATGACGATGGTCAAGAGGGGATTGTTAAGGATGGAGAAAAAGTACTACTACGTAAcctgttatatataacactcaGCAGTTTGCCAAACTTCAAAGAGATTCACCATGGATTCAAGTATGATGTTATGCAACATGACATAACTGATTGTCCTAAATATTCTCCAAGTTTATATCTACACACAG AGTAA